The DNA segment GAACTTCTCCAACTAGCTCAGGATCAAGCGCGGAGGTTGGTTCATCAAATAATAACAATTCAGGTTGAAGGGCCATTGCTCTGCCTATCCCTACACGTTGTTGTTGACCACCAGAAAGTGAGGCGGGATAACTTTCTGCTTTATCACCCAAACCAATGTCGCTAAGTATCTGCAGCGATCGATTATATGCTTGTTCTTTCTTCCAACCCCGAACAGTAATCAAACCCTCAGCTATATTTTGTTTTGCTGTTAGGTGTGCAAATAATGCATAGTTCTGAAAAACAAAGCCTGTTTTTTTACGCAGTGCAACGATTTCTGCTTTTGTATACTTCTCAACATCGACAGAGACATCATCGATAGTTATCTTGCCCTTGTCGGCTTGTTCTAAGAAATTAACACATCGCAGCAGCGTTGACTTACCGGTGCCGCTAGAACCAATTACGACAATAATTTCACCTTGCTTTATCTCTATATCAATTCCAGACAGTACTGATGAAGAACCAAATTTCTTGTGTATATTATCCAGTTTGATCATCTTTGGTATGCCTTATTGAGTCTAAATTCAGCCCAAATTTGGACGCGGGTAAGAATTATCACCACTCCCCAATAGATAAGAGCGACAGCTAAAAATGCTTCAAAGAAACGAAAGCTAGACGACGCTTCCATCTGCGCTTTAGCCATAATCTCAGCAACCCCCAAAGTGAATGCCAATGAAGTTGATTTGATCATATCGATGAAGTAGTTCATCAGAGACGGCAAAGCGACACGAGTCGCTTGAGGTAGAATAATCCTTCGCATTGACTGGCTAGTCGTCATGCCAACAGAGAGGCTTGCTTCCATTTGACTTCTATCTATACCAATAATGGCCGCTCGTATAGTTTCTGCCATATAAGCGGAGAAATGTAACGTTAGGCCTATAATAGAAGCAGTAAAAGCATCGATTCCTACTAAGATAGGAAAAACCTGCGGCAACCCGTAATAAAGCAAAAAAAGTTGCACCAACAAAGGTGTTCCGCGGAAAAAGCTTATATATAGCTGACTTAACTGATCCAGTACAGGAATCTTAAATACCCGAATATTAGCTATGATGATAGAGAGTATTAAAGAAAAAAATAATCCCCATATAGCCATCTCCATTGTTGTACCTAGGTACCTAAAAAGAATAGGTAACAGTTCAAGCATGTAGTTAAAATCGAAAGACATTAAGTATTCCTAACTGGTGTTAAATAGCGATTTCTATTTCTTGGTAATGTCAGCGTCAAACCACTTAAGAGATATTTTCTCAAGAGTGCCATCTGCGCGCATGTCAATTAATGCCTTATTTACTTCCGCTTGAAGTTTTGTGCCTTTCTCGTTTTTAACAAACGGCCAAGCATTCTCAATCGTTTCGAAAGGTTGACCCGCTAACTGTAAAGGTAAACCTGTCTTTTTAATGACTTCAAGTACAGAAAGTCTATCCATTACAAATGCATCAGCACGGCCTAAAGCAACGTCATGCTCGATAGCGGTGTCGTAAGTTTTAATAGTGATTTTGTTGTCTTTATCATAATC comes from the Vibrio sp. DW001 genome and includes:
- a CDS encoding amino acid ABC transporter ATP-binding protein; its protein translation is MIKLDNIHKKFGSSSVLSGIDIEIKQGEIIVVIGSSGTGKSTLLRCVNFLEQADKGKITIDDVSVDVEKYTKAEIVALRKKTGFVFQNYALFAHLTAKQNIAEGLITVRGWKKEQAYNRSLQILSDIGLGDKAESYPASLSGGQQQRVGIGRAMALQPELLLFDEPTSALDPELVGEVLSLMKQLATKHQTMLVVTHEMQFAKEVADRVIFMAEGKIVEQGSPHDIFGNPQDVRLKKFLRNVGIQ
- a CDS encoding amino acid ABC transporter permease, yielding MSFDFNYMLELLPILFRYLGTTMEMAIWGLFFSLILSIIIANIRVFKIPVLDQLSQLYISFFRGTPLLVQLFLLYYGLPQVFPILVGIDAFTASIIGLTLHFSAYMAETIRAAIIGIDRSQMEASLSVGMTTSQSMRRIILPQATRVALPSLMNYFIDMIKSTSLAFTLGVAEIMAKAQMEASSSFRFFEAFLAVALIYWGVVIILTRVQIWAEFRLNKAYQR